From the Ignavibacteriales bacterium genome, the window CTTCGTTTTCTTACCGTACAGACAGATGAAAAAACTCTTGAACGCCGTGCGAAGCACTTCAAGAGAAAGGCCGAAGAGCTTGCTAAAGCCGAAGCCGAAAGCAAGGAGGAAGCTAAGCAAGAGGGAACTCCCGAAGGAAAGACTGACAACAGGGAGAGAAAACCTCAAGCGGAAGCTGTCAAGTGATCCGGTTCGTCTCCGGGTATGCAATGAGTGTGACTTAATTTTTTTAACTAACTTTAACAACCTATTTGCGGGAGGTAAAACATGGCTGAATTTAAGATGCCCGAATTAAACTCTGTGATCATCGCAGGAAACCTCACCAAGGATCCGATCTTTAGGCAGACGACTAACGGAACACCGGTGGTTAATTTTTCGATTGCGAGCAACAGAAGATTCAGGGACAAAAACGACGAGTGGAAAGAAGATGTTTGCTACGTCGGGATTGTTGCCTGGAACAGACTGGCAGAAAGCTGCAGAGATAAGCTCAAAAAAGGTAACGCTGTCTTAGTCGATGGTGAGCTTCAAAGCAGGACTTTCAAAACTGAAGATGGTAACAACAGAACCATCGTTGAAATTAAAGCAAGAAGGATCCAATTTCTTAATAAGAGAGCCTCATCTGGCGAAGGTGACGATGATGACTCTATTTTGGAAGATGATTCTGATTCGCATGACTCAGGAATGGATGATGATAATTTCGA encodes:
- a CDS encoding single-stranded DNA-binding protein — protein: MAEFKMPELNSVIIAGNLTKDPIFRQTTNGTPVVNFSIASNRRFRDKNDEWKEDVCYVGIVAWNRLAESCRDKLKKGNAVLVDGELQSRTFKTEDGNNRTIVEIKARRIQFLNKRASSGEGDDDDSILEDDSDSHDSGMDDDNFDSLLSPEDSELIKGN